A portion of the Calothrix sp. 336/3 genome contains these proteins:
- a CDS encoding GTP-binding protein produces MSLPKITVVAGCAGAGKTTWIHRQILIADPSENNILYFAPGTGNVPIDQTHLQSEFTNLKIFSDGQEIEFISHLIKADRVFIEIAAYLELGAIASLLDSLPYHRVAVLPPSWKDSEFHPWAKEIIPGAAVQTTDSQNQLWRSPTTGQVIDEDSLQEFWYELTQGAYGEVTRAKGVFTVADGRSLYADFVQGVPSTDFFELDFPRHLEGRPQLFSGIEVLGSNLDQVVMRQTLGDCCLADNAILQYQQQVKQILAEEAIS; encoded by the coding sequence ATGAGTTTGCCAAAGATTACAGTTGTTGCTGGCTGTGCGGGTGCGGGTAAAACCACCTGGATACACCGACAGATATTAATTGCCGATCCCAGTGAAAACAATATCCTCTATTTCGCTCCTGGTACTGGTAATGTTCCCATTGACCAAACCCATTTGCAAAGCGAATTTACGAATTTAAAGATATTTAGCGATGGGCAGGAAATTGAATTTATTAGTCACTTGATAAAAGCGGATAGGGTGTTTATTGAGATAGCTGCCTATTTGGAATTGGGCGCGATCGCCAGTCTTTTAGATAGCTTACCGTACCATAGGGTCGCCGTCTTACCTCCCTCCTGGAAAGATTCAGAATTTCACCCTTGGGCAAAGGAAATTATTCCTGGTGCCGCAGTACAGACAACTGATTCTCAAAATCAATTGTGGCGATCGCCTACCACCGGGCAAGTAATTGACGAAGACAGCTTGCAGGAATTCTGGTATGAATTGACACAGGGAGCCTATGGTGAAGTTACCCGTGCCAAGGGAGTTTTTACAGTTGCTGATGGGCGATCGCTCTATGCAGACTTTGTGCAAGGTGTGCCCTCTACGGACTTTTTCGAGTTAGATTTTCCCCGCCATCTAGAAGGCAGACCCCAGCTATTTAGTGGGATTGAGGTATTAGGAAGCAACCTTGACCAAGTAGTAATGCGACAAACCCTAGGGGATTGCTGTCTGGCAGACAACGCCATTTTACAGTACCAGCAACAAGTCAAGCAAATTTTGGCAGAGGAGGCAATCTCATGA
- a CDS encoding GAF domain-containing protein has product MESNSQSSSNYKLTEYPDIGLQTILKRLTKTMERDTLIRQTTNQLRESLQVDRVILYYFYQRWHGQVTFEALSTPELSILGSIGPAECFNDEYAALYLAGRVRAIPDIELEPIQECHQNFLRQLQVRANLAVPILTSKGLWGLLIAHHCQAPYPWTSAHISLMQREAEHLAIAGSIRDS; this is encoded by the coding sequence GTGGAAAGTAACTCTCAATCTTCATCTAATTACAAATTGACAGAATATCCCGACATCGGCTTACAAACCATCCTGAAAAGACTCACTAAAACCATGGAGCGCGATACACTGATTAGACAAACTACTAATCAGTTGCGTGAATCTCTCCAGGTTGACCGTGTGATTTTATATTATTTTTATCAAAGATGGCACGGGCAAGTCACTTTTGAAGCTTTGAGTACTCCGGAACTATCGATTTTGGGTTCCATTGGTCCGGCTGAGTGTTTTAATGATGAATATGCCGCATTGTACTTAGCGGGTAGGGTAAGGGCAATTCCGGATATTGAATTAGAACCAATTCAAGAATGCCACCAGAATTTTCTGCGTCAGTTACAAGTCCGTGCAAACCTCGCTGTTCCAATTCTCACGTCTAAGGGTTTGTGGGGGTTACTAATTGCCCATCACTGTCAAGCACCTTATCCTTGGACTTCTGCACACATATCTTTGATGCAACGGGAAGCAGAACATTTGGCGATCGCGGGTTCGATTCGAGATAGTTAG
- a CDS encoding GNAT family N-acetyltransferase, translating to MSISIHLEENPAKSDIDAIIRQVCQYNETFVNKDVLDYLAAFLRDEQGEIVGGVVGIIHWQWLFISHLWVKERLRGSGYGTQLIKKIEESAKQRGCYHVWVDTFSFQALSFYENLGYEIFGVLEDYPPGYKRFFLQKRHLSDVNTLNL from the coding sequence ATGTCTATATCTATCCATCTAGAAGAAAACCCCGCAAAATCTGATATTGATGCCATTATTCGGCAGGTCTGTCAATACAACGAAACTTTTGTTAACAAAGATGTGTTAGATTACCTGGCAGCTTTTCTTCGAGACGAGCAGGGAGAAATTGTTGGTGGTGTCGTGGGAATTATCCACTGGCAATGGTTATTTATTTCCCATTTGTGGGTGAAAGAAAGATTACGGGGATCTGGATACGGAACGCAGTTAATCAAAAAGATAGAAGAGTCAGCGAAACAGCGAGGTTGCTATCATGTATGGGTAGATACTTTTAGCTTTCAAGCCTTAAGTTTTTATGAAAACCTGGGATATGAAATATTTGGAGTGTTAGAGGACTATCCTCCAGGATACAAAAGATTTTTCCTGCAAAAACGTCACTTATCGGATGTAAATACTCTCAATCTTTGA
- a CDS encoding sterol desaturase family protein: MNSHLFWFYFLVFFVAILARYFFMAGGAYLLFYSLLGKSLDKQSLRRSPPLNSSILRDIQLSLFSTIIFALGAAFIMSEYDLGVTLLYSDLGEYGLWYMLGSFVVILILQDSYFYFIHRIFHHPNLFKWMHSGHHRSGEPTPWSSFAFDLPEAIVHAVFFMGIVFIIPLHIMTLVAVLLTMTVWAVLNHLGFEIFSPSCTSHWLGRWLIGSTHHSIHHRNYQVHYGLYFTFWDKLLGTHDPNYEN; the protein is encoded by the coding sequence TTGAACTCTCACCTATTTTGGTTCTATTTTCTGGTTTTCTTCGTGGCGATTCTTGCCCGATATTTTTTCATGGCTGGAGGAGCATATTTACTCTTCTATTCCCTATTAGGAAAGTCCCTTGACAAACAAAGTTTGCGTCGTTCTCCCCCCTTAAATTCCTCGATACTTCGAGATATTCAATTATCCCTATTCTCAACTATCATTTTTGCCCTTGGTGCTGCCTTCATCATGTCAGAGTATGATTTGGGAGTGACTCTACTGTATTCTGACCTTGGTGAGTATGGGCTGTGGTATATGCTAGGCAGCTTTGTGGTCATACTGATACTTCAGGATAGCTATTTTTACTTTATTCACCGCATATTTCATCACCCGAATCTCTTTAAATGGATGCATTCTGGACATCACCGTTCCGGAGAACCTACACCCTGGAGTTCCTTTGCCTTTGATTTACCAGAGGCGATCGTACACGCAGTTTTCTTTATGGGAATAGTCTTTATTATCCCTCTGCATATCATGACTCTAGTTGCTGTACTATTGACAATGACTGTTTGGGCTGTATTAAACCATCTAGGATTTGAAATATTTTCCCCATCCTGTACAAGTCATTGGTTAGGCAGATGGTTGATTGGTTCCACCCACCATTCCATACACCATCGCAACTATCAGGTGCATTACGGCTTGTATTTCACTTTCTGGGATAAGCTGCTGGGTACTCATGACCCGAATTATGAGAATTAA
- a CDS encoding B12-binding domain-containing radical SAM protein, translated as MKALLLYPKFPQSFWSYDRFMEIAGLKAVLPPLGIITVAALLPEDWQIRFRDRNVEPETAEDWQWCDLVIISAMLVQKPDFHALIQKAVHLGKKVAVGGPYPTSVPQDSLDSGADYLILDEGELTVPLFLEALRQGKTQGIFRSSEKPDVSQSPMPRFDLLQRNAYLMMAMQFSRGCPFNCEFCDIISLYGRKPRTKEPQQAIAELQALYDLGWRGSLFIVDDNFIGNQRNVKRFLRELIPWVQQHNYPFTFITEASVNLAEDDELLQMMNAAGFYAVFLGIETPDQDSLQVTQKLQNTRHPLVEACRKINQAGMLIYAGFILGFDGERPGAGERIQAFVEQTSIPQPMLGILQALPNTALWQRLQAEERLVSGVGVTELGDQNSLMNFIPTRAIAEIAKEYTAGFWTLYEPQNYLRRCFQQCLNITSPSHRHQTMQFSPGKGFRLVMQLIWHQGIRRADIRGQFWQQLWTIFWQKPQVLNMYLGLCAAGEHFWQYRILARERITQQLGYDPLQVPLLTESKPVLINS; from the coding sequence ATGAAAGCATTATTGCTCTACCCAAAATTTCCCCAGTCCTTTTGGTCCTATGACCGCTTTATGGAAATTGCTGGACTAAAAGCTGTTTTACCTCCCCTAGGTATTATTACCGTTGCAGCCCTCCTGCCTGAGGATTGGCAGATAAGATTCCGCGATCGCAATGTGGAACCGGAAACCGCCGAGGATTGGCAGTGGTGTGACTTAGTGATTATTTCGGCAATGCTGGTACAGAAACCAGATTTCCATGCCTTGATTCAAAAAGCGGTACATTTAGGCAAAAAAGTCGCTGTGGGTGGTCCCTACCCCACCTCTGTTCCCCAAGATTCCCTGGATTCCGGAGCCGATTATTTGATTTTAGATGAAGGAGAGTTAACCGTCCCCCTGTTTTTAGAAGCACTTCGCCAAGGAAAAACCCAAGGCATTTTTCGCTCCTCAGAAAAACCAGATGTTAGTCAAAGTCCGATGCCACGTTTTGATTTGTTGCAACGAAATGCCTACTTGATGATGGCAATGCAGTTTTCCCGTGGCTGTCCCTTTAATTGTGAATTTTGTGACATTATCTCCCTCTATGGTCGCAAACCACGTACTAAAGAACCCCAGCAGGCGATCGCAGAATTACAAGCTCTCTATGATTTAGGTTGGCGGGGATCGCTATTTATCGTTGATGACAACTTCATTGGCAATCAGCGCAATGTCAAACGCTTTCTCAGAGAATTAATTCCTTGGGTACAGCAACATAATTACCCTTTTACCTTTATCACTGAAGCTTCGGTGAATTTGGCAGAAGATGATGAACTATTGCAGATGATGAATGCAGCAGGTTTCTATGCAGTCTTCCTGGGTATTGAAACCCCTGATCAAGACAGTCTGCAAGTCACACAAAAACTCCAAAATACCCGTCACCCCCTCGTGGAAGCCTGTCGCAAAATCAACCAGGCTGGTATGCTAATTTATGCGGGCTTTATTCTTGGTTTTGATGGTGAACGCCCAGGTGCGGGTGAACGGATTCAAGCCTTTGTAGAACAAACGAGTATTCCTCAACCCATGCTAGGTATTCTCCAAGCTTTGCCGAATACTGCTTTATGGCAACGTCTACAAGCAGAGGAGCGTTTAGTCTCAGGTGTGGGTGTAACTGAACTTGGAGACCAAAATTCCTTGATGAATTTTATCCCCACTCGCGCGATCGCGGAGATTGCGAAGGAGTACACAGCAGGATTTTGGACTTTATATGAACCCCAGAACTATCTCAGAAGATGTTTTCAGCAATGTCTAAACATCACATCCCCATCCCATCGTCACCAAACCATGCAATTTTCCCCCGGAAAGGGATTTCGACTTGTGATGCAGCTAATTTGGCATCAGGGTATACGCAGAGCAGATATTCGTGGTCAATTTTGGCAACAACTATGGACTATCTTCTGGCAAAAACCCCAGGTACTTAATATGTATTTAGGTCTATGTGCTGCTGGAGAGCATTTTTGGCAATATCGTATTTTAGCCAGAGAACGCATTACTCAACAACTAGGCTATGACCCACTACAAGTCCCTTTGCTCACTGAAAGCAAACCAGTATTGATTAACTCTTAG
- a CDS encoding TIGR00300 family protein, producing MTSQIRFLMCPPDHYDVDYVINPWMEGNIHKSSRDRAVEQWQGLYQILKENAIVDLVTPEKGVPDMVFTANAGLVLGENVVLSRFLHKERQGEEPFFKQWFADNGFHVYELPRDLPFEGAGDALLDREGRWLWAGYGFRSELDSHPYLAKWLDIEVLSLRLIDERFYHLDTCFCPLANGYLLYYPAAFDSYSNRLIEMRVAPEKRIAIAEADAANFACNAVNVESLVVMNKASESLRGKLTAAGFRIAETPLTEFLKAGGAAKCLTLRVTEPVLEEVHANVSVESRILRLEGHLLDSGLINRALDLIVDSGGSFQVLNFNLGEQRQSTSAAEVKVSAPSHEVMESIISHLIDLGAVDLPQDERDVKLEPVLLDGVAPDDFYVTTIYPTQIRINGEWVKVDNQRMDGAIAIRETPDGLVARCKILRDLEVGEQVVVDVQGIRTIRKPESREKRNTEEFSFMSAGVSSERRVELIVEQVAWELRQIRDAGGKVVVTAGPVVIHTGGGEHLSQLIRQGYVQALLGGNAIAVHDIEQSMMGTSLGVDMKRGVSVRGGHRHHLKVINTIRRYGSIAKAVEAGMIKSGVMYECIRNQVPFALAGSIRDDGPLPDTQMDLIKAQTQYADLLRGADMILMLSSMLHSIGVGNMTPSGVKMVCVDINPAVVTKLSDRGSVESLGVVTDVGLFLSLLIQQLDKLTSPYTARMN from the coding sequence ATGACTTCTCAGATTCGTTTTTTAATGTGTCCTCCCGATCACTACGACGTGGATTATGTGATTAATCCGTGGATGGAGGGCAATATCCATAAATCTTCCCGCGATCGCGCCGTGGAACAGTGGCAGGGCTTGTATCAAATTTTGAAGGAAAATGCCATCGTCGATTTAGTGACACCCGAAAAAGGTGTGCCAGATATGGTTTTCACGGCGAATGCTGGTTTAGTACTGGGAGAAAATGTAGTACTCAGTCGCTTTTTACACAAGGAGCGCCAAGGGGAAGAGCCATTTTTCAAACAGTGGTTTGCGGACAATGGTTTTCATGTTTACGAATTACCTAGGGATTTGCCCTTTGAGGGTGCAGGGGATGCACTCTTAGATCGGGAGGGGCGTTGGTTATGGGCAGGTTATGGCTTCCGTTCGGAGTTAGATTCCCACCCTTACCTAGCAAAATGGTTAGATATTGAAGTTTTGTCTCTACGCTTAATTGATGAGCGTTTCTACCATTTGGATACCTGTTTTTGTCCCTTGGCAAATGGGTACTTACTTTATTATCCGGCGGCTTTTGATTCTTATTCCAACCGTTTAATTGAAATGCGGGTTGCTCCAGAAAAACGCATTGCGATCGCGGAAGCAGACGCGGCAAATTTTGCTTGTAACGCGGTGAACGTGGAAAGCTTGGTGGTGATGAATAAAGCTTCTGAATCACTGAGAGGGAAGTTAACAGCAGCTGGTTTCCGGATTGCTGAAACCCCCTTAACGGAGTTCCTGAAAGCTGGAGGAGCGGCTAAATGCTTGACACTGCGGGTGACAGAACCTGTTCTAGAGGAGGTTCATGCCAATGTCTCCGTGGAAAGCCGAATTTTACGCTTGGAAGGACATTTATTAGACTCTGGTTTGATTAACCGCGCCCTAGATTTAATTGTAGATAGTGGCGGTAGCTTCCAGGTATTGAATTTTAATTTAGGGGAACAAAGACAAAGTACCTCTGCTGCGGAGGTAAAAGTCTCTGCACCTTCCCACGAAGTCATGGAAAGTATTATTTCCCACCTGATTGATTTAGGTGCGGTGGACTTACCCCAGGATGAGCGGGATGTGAAACTGGAACCCGTATTATTAGATGGAGTTGCCCCCGACGATTTCTATGTGACAACTATTTATCCCACCCAAATCAGAATTAATGGTGAGTGGGTGAAGGTGGATAATCAACGCATGGATGGAGCGATCGCCATCAGAGAAACCCCAGATGGTTTAGTAGCTAGGTGTAAAATTTTACGTGATTTAGAAGTTGGGGAGCAAGTGGTTGTGGATGTCCAAGGTATCCGCACCATTCGTAAGCCAGAATCACGGGAAAAGCGCAATACCGAAGAATTCAGCTTCATGTCGGCGGGGGTTTCTAGTGAGCGCCGCGTGGAACTAATTGTGGAGCAAGTCGCCTGGGAATTGCGGCAAATCCGGGATGCTGGTGGTAAGGTAGTTGTGACTGCTGGACCCGTAGTTATCCATACTGGGGGAGGAGAACATCTTTCCCAATTAATTCGCCAAGGATATGTACAAGCGCTTCTGGGTGGCAACGCGATCGCCGTCCATGATATCGAGCAATCGATGATGGGTACATCCCTAGGTGTGGATATGAAGCGGGGTGTATCTGTACGCGGAGGACACCGCCACCATTTGAAGGTAATTAATACTATCCGGCGTTACGGTAGCATTGCCAAAGCTGTGGAAGCAGGGATGATTAAGAGCGGTGTGATGTATGAATGTATCCGCAATCAAGTTCCCTTTGCCTTAGCAGGTTCGATTCGTGATGACGGTCCCCTACCAGATACGCAAATGGATTTAATTAAAGCACAAACCCAATACGCAGATTTACTCAGGGGAGCGGATATGATTCTCATGCTCTCTTCCATGTTGCATTCCATTGGTGTGGGTAATATGACACCATCGGGGGTAAAAATGGTCTGTGTGGATATTAACCCCGCAGTCGTGACGAAATTGAGCGATCGCGGTTCTGTGGAATCTCTAGGAGTTGTCACCGATGTCGGTTTGTTCCTTAGTCTGTTGATTCAACAGTTAGATAAGCTCACCAGTCCCTACACTGCACGTATGAATTAA
- a CDS encoding Uma2 family endonuclease, which translates to MRSPLNFLTVDEYLQLELESEVRHKYLGGQVFAMAGASEEHNLIVTNLIALFRPHLRGTSCRAFVSDMKVKVETTKADIFYYPDIIVTCDPQDNDRYVKTRPQLIIGVLSDSTKTTDKREKRINYQSLASLQEYVLIAQDEVRVEVYRQDGEGNWLQDILVENQQLEFKSIGLTLTMADIYEDVFS; encoded by the coding sequence ATGCGATCGCCTTTAAATTTCCTGACTGTTGACGAATACCTGCAATTAGAACTAGAAAGTGAAGTACGTCACAAGTATTTGGGTGGGCAAGTTTTTGCCATGGCAGGTGCTAGTGAGGAACATAACCTGATAGTCACTAATTTGATTGCCTTGTTCCGTCCTCATTTGCGTGGGACTTCCTGTCGTGCTTTTGTTTCCGATATGAAGGTGAAAGTGGAGACAACCAAAGCTGATATATTTTACTATCCCGATATTATCGTTACCTGTGACCCCCAAGATAATGACAGATATGTCAAAACCCGTCCTCAGCTAATTATTGGAGTTCTATCTGATAGTACCAAGACTACAGATAAACGGGAAAAACGGATTAACTATCAAAGTTTGGCAAGTTTACAGGAATATGTATTAATTGCTCAAGATGAAGTCAGAGTGGAAGTCTATCGTCAGGATGGGGAAGGGAATTGGTTGCAAGATATTTTAGTAGAAAATCAGCAATTAGAATTCAAGTCCATAGGTTTAACTCTGACGATGGCAGATATTTACGAAGATGTTTTTTCTTGA
- the trmFO gene encoding FADH(2)-oxidizing methylenetetrahydrofolate--tRNA-(uracil(54)-C(5))-methyltransferase TrmFO, which produces MDRQPIQVIGGGLAGTEAAWQIAQAGVPVIFHEMRPQRYSPAHHTEHLAELVCSNSFGAMASDRAAGLLHEELRQLGSIVIAKADEHSVPAGGALAVDRGQFSQDLTETLSSHPLIDFRREEVRKIPEGIVVLATGPLTSPDLAEDLHRFTGMEYLSFFDAASPIIVGESINRDIAFLASRYDKGEAAYLNCPMNKAEYLRFREALCQGEQTELKDFERETAKFFEACLPIEELAQRGEDTMRYGPLKPVGLSDSRTGDRPYAVVQLRQEDKAGQLWNMVGFQTNLRWGEQKRIFQMIPSLENAEFVRLGVMHRNTFINAPQLMQATLQFRHNPQLLAAGQLIGTEGYTAAAAGGCLAGINAARLALGKETVTLPNTTMMGSLFEFISSASPKHFQPMPPNFGILPELGEKIKNKQERYGRYRDRALGDLKNWCSQL; this is translated from the coding sequence ATGGATAGACAACCGATACAGGTAATTGGAGGTGGACTCGCAGGCACAGAAGCAGCATGGCAAATTGCCCAAGCTGGAGTACCAGTGATTTTCCATGAAATGCGTCCCCAACGTTATAGCCCAGCCCACCATACGGAACATTTAGCAGAGTTAGTCTGTAGCAATTCCTTCGGGGCAATGGCGAGCGATCGCGCTGCGGGTTTATTACACGAAGAATTACGTCAACTCGGTTCTATTGTCATTGCCAAAGCTGATGAACATTCTGTCCCTGCTGGTGGCGCTCTGGCAGTCGATCGGGGGCAGTTCAGTCAAGATTTAACGGAAACTCTCTCCAGTCACCCCCTCATTGATTTTCGTCGAGAAGAAGTCCGCAAAATTCCAGAGGGGATTGTGGTTTTAGCTACTGGACCTCTAACAAGTCCCGATTTAGCAGAGGATTTACATCGCTTTACGGGGATGGAATACCTGAGCTTTTTTGATGCTGCTAGTCCAATTATTGTCGGGGAATCTATCAATCGAGATATCGCCTTTCTTGCCTCTCGCTATGACAAGGGGGAAGCTGCTTATTTGAATTGCCCCATGAATAAAGCAGAATATCTGCGTTTTCGGGAGGCACTTTGTCAAGGAGAACAAACGGAACTCAAAGATTTTGAACGGGAAACGGCAAAGTTTTTTGAAGCTTGTTTGCCCATTGAAGAGTTAGCACAACGGGGTGAAGATACTATGCGCTACGGTCCCCTCAAACCCGTAGGTTTATCGGATAGTCGGACAGGCGATCGCCCCTATGCAGTGGTACAGTTGCGTCAGGAAGATAAAGCGGGTCAACTTTGGAACATGGTTGGTTTCCAAACTAATCTGCGTTGGGGTGAGCAAAAGCGTATTTTTCAGATGATTCCCAGCTTGGAAAACGCGGAGTTTGTGCGTTTGGGTGTAATGCATCGCAACACATTTATTAATGCACCCCAGTTAATGCAAGCAACTCTGCAATTTCGTCATAATCCGCAATTACTAGCGGCTGGACAATTAATCGGTACGGAAGGATACACGGCTGCGGCTGCGGGTGGTTGCTTGGCAGGTATCAATGCTGCACGTTTAGCTTTAGGGAAGGAAACAGTCACTCTGCCGAATACAACGATGATGGGTTCACTGTTTGAATTTATCAGTTCGGCTTCTCCCAAACACTTTCAACCCATGCCTCCAAATTTTGGAATTCTGCCGGAATTGGGTGAAAAAATCAAAAACAAGCAAGAAAGATATGGTAGATACCGCGATCGCGCTCTGGGCGATTTAAAAAACTGGTGTAGTCAACTCTAG
- a CDS encoding FAD-dependent oxidoreductase, with protein MTQFSQGKKVVVVGAGWAGLSATYSLAKQGYDVTLLEAGSYPGGLVAGWRTPGGRAVEAGIHGFWYPYRNIFALINELGINPFTSWTRSSQYSPAGLEVESPIFQDLPRLPSPLGTFLYTKFQRLPLSDRLSALPLLYAVVDFDNSDAAWQRYDSVTARELFKTFAVSARLYREAFEPMLLVGLFAPGEQCSAAATIGMLYYFILAHQADFDVVWCRGTVGEKIFRPWVERITNLGGKILSDRKVTDLILNEHDQATAVVCQDEVFAADAVIFAVGITGMKKIVAGSSSLQKYPEFRNLSNLNAIDVVATRLWFDRKIKIPRPSNACFGFDATTGWTFFDLNALHDEYKDEPGSVIEVDFYHGNQFLFASDAEVIRMVQNYLATCIPEFRNAQVIDSSVIRLPQAVTHFSPGSYRYMLPAQTSLKNVFMSGDWIINRHGSWSQEKAYVTGLEAANLVMSSLGEGIPAKILPIEADEPHIQLLRKINQNWRKFAGNLLPDYFLP; from the coding sequence ATGACACAATTTTCACAGGGTAAAAAAGTTGTAGTTGTGGGTGCTGGTTGGGCTGGATTAAGTGCGACATACAGCCTAGCCAAACAAGGTTATGACGTGACTTTGCTAGAGGCAGGTTCCTATCCTGGGGGTTTAGTGGCGGGTTGGCGCACCCCTGGGGGACGTGCAGTTGAGGCAGGTATCCATGGTTTTTGGTATCCCTACAGAAATATTTTTGCCTTGATTAACGAATTAGGTATCAATCCCTTTACCAGTTGGACACGTTCTTCTCAGTATTCTCCCGCAGGTTTAGAAGTTGAGTCACCCATATTCCAAGATTTACCTCGTTTACCTTCACCTCTAGGAACTTTTTTATACACAAAATTTCAGCGTTTACCACTAAGCGATCGCCTCAGTGCATTACCCTTACTCTATGCAGTTGTGGACTTTGATAATTCTGATGCTGCATGGCAGAGATATGACAGTGTGACAGCTAGGGAGCTATTTAAAACCTTTGCTGTTTCTGCCCGATTATACCGTGAAGCCTTTGAACCGATGCTACTAGTGGGTTTGTTTGCACCGGGGGAACAATGTTCCGCAGCCGCGACTATCGGTATGCTTTATTACTTTATCCTTGCCCACCAGGCAGATTTTGATGTTGTCTGGTGCCGTGGTACGGTGGGGGAAAAAATATTTCGTCCTTGGGTGGAGAGAATTACAAATTTAGGTGGAAAAATTCTCAGCGATCGCAAAGTTACTGATTTAATTCTGAATGAGCATGATCAAGCGACGGCTGTAGTTTGTCAAGATGAAGTGTTTGCTGCGGATGCGGTAATTTTTGCCGTAGGAATTACAGGGATGAAAAAAATTGTTGCTGGAAGTTCCAGTTTACAAAAATATCCAGAATTTCGGAATTTATCTAATTTAAATGCCATTGATGTGGTGGCAACCCGTCTCTGGTTTGACAGAAAAATTAAGATTCCCCGTCCATCTAATGCTTGCTTCGGTTTTGATGCCACGACGGGATGGACATTTTTTGATTTAAACGCTTTACATGATGAATACAAAGATGAACCGGGAAGTGTAATTGAAGTCGATTTTTACCATGGGAATCAGTTTCTATTTGCCAGTGATGCAGAAGTTATTCGGATGGTGCAAAATTACTTGGCAACTTGTATCCCAGAATTTCGGAATGCTCAGGTAATTGATAGTAGTGTGATACGTTTGCCCCAAGCAGTAACTCATTTTTCTCCCGGTAGTTATCGTTATATGCTGCCTGCTCAAACTAGTTTAAAAAATGTCTTTATGAGTGGGGATTGGATTATTAATCGCCATGGTTCTTGGTCTCAGGAAAAAGCCTATGTAACTGGTTTGGAAGCAGCTAATCTAGTAATGTCCTCCTTAGGAGAGGGTATACCCGCCAAGATTTTACCTATAGAAGCAGATGAGCCACATATACAATTGTTGAGAAAAATTAATCAGAATTGGCGAAAGTTTGCGGGGAATTTATTACCAGATTATTTCTTACCCTAG
- a CDS encoding S-methyl-5'-thioadenosine phosphorylase yields MAQARIGIIGGSGLYKMDALKDVQEVQLETPFGSPSDAIILGTIDGTQVAFLARHGRNHTLTPSELPFRANIHAMKQLGVEYLISASAVGSLKEEAKPLDMVVPDQFIDRTKNRVSTFFGEGIVAHIAFGEPICRHLAGILTEAIASLNLPDVTLHEGGTYVCMEGPAFSTKAESNLYRSWGATVIGMTNLPEAKLAREAEIAYATLALVTDYDCWHSDHDSVTVDMVIANLQRNAINAQKVIQETVRRLAANPPVSDAHSALKYAILTNLEKAPAATKSKLQLLLQKYL; encoded by the coding sequence ATGGCACAAGCACGTATTGGGATTATTGGTGGCAGTGGCTTGTATAAAATGGATGCTCTCAAAGATGTCCAGGAAGTACAGCTAGAAACTCCCTTTGGTTCACCATCTGATGCCATTATTTTGGGGACAATTGACGGTACTCAGGTAGCATTTTTAGCTCGTCATGGTCGAAATCACACTCTTACTCCCTCAGAGTTGCCATTTCGAGCTAATATCCATGCCATGAAACAACTAGGTGTGGAATATCTCATCTCAGCGAGTGCGGTGGGTTCCCTGAAGGAAGAAGCTAAACCATTAGATATGGTAGTTCCTGATCAATTTATTGATAGAACCAAAAATCGGGTTTCCACCTTCTTTGGAGAAGGAATAGTTGCCCACATTGCTTTTGGTGAACCCATCTGTCGTCATTTAGCAGGAATTTTAACCGAGGCGATCGCCTCCCTTAACCTCCCTGATGTTACCCTTCACGAGGGGGGAACCTACGTCTGTATGGAGGGACCTGCATTTTCCACCAAAGCAGAATCAAACCTCTACCGCAGTTGGGGAGCAACCGTGATTGGGATGACTAATCTTCCCGAAGCGAAATTAGCGAGGGAAGCCGAAATTGCCTACGCAACTTTAGCACTAGTTACCGATTACGATTGCTGGCATTCTGACCATGATAGTGTCACCGTCGATATGGTCATAGCTAATTTACAACGCAATGCCATTAATGCACAAAAAGTCATTCAAGAAACGGTGCGACGTTTAGCTGCAAATCCCCCCGTTAGTGATGCCCATTCAGCCTTAAAATATGCGATTCTCACTAACCTAGAAAAAGCACCTGCTGCAACTAAATCTAAGTTACAGTTGCTCCTGCAAAAGTATTTATAG